The Nocardioides campestrisoli genome includes a window with the following:
- a CDS encoding ABC transporter permease, producing MTIVTIAPPSRLDVVRPWLPRLAKLVGLAALGWLLVWPLVILAYGSAHSSPLRQESGWTLGGYQRVFTDSTTYGTLATTLGFAVAVTILATGMAIVLAAISTRLDVPLRWAITPTMVVLVATPTVLYAMAWAVLGAGESGLIGSALKGVGLDSVASAVETRSMAGMILVTSAKAGALAYLVLIAAFQRRDPSLEEAARIAGSSRLRSFFGIELAVLAPAIIAAGLLTFVKALEAFDIPAVLGLPGGINVYSTHIFSYLRQVGGADYAAASAASLVIVAIMVPLVFYQVRVSQGSRRFAIVSGRTSLQGTLTRPGRLRYPIGCFIALIVTLVFVLPVSQIILAAFRPYVGASDFTMANFERLQSDPRNMEAVVNTFKVVGIGGLLAVALALIVSFAFIRMKSRVGRVIQFASWVPLALPGIVLGLAFVWSFLTTPGASRLYGTSWALIIGLAVATMPIAVRAVEGSLIQVGGHLEEAARISGASHARALLGVTVRLLVPSLVAAWLLVSITMSGILDVPLLLGSSGTQMIASSSYAFYTNGETGAAAALYLVFTVLLITVGGALWLVAQAARVLPSLLRRV from the coding sequence GTGACCATCGTGACCATCGCCCCACCGAGCCGCCTGGACGTCGTTCGTCCCTGGCTGCCGAGGCTCGCAAAACTGGTCGGGCTCGCCGCCCTGGGCTGGCTCCTGGTCTGGCCACTGGTGATCCTGGCCTACGGCTCGGCGCACTCCTCGCCGCTGCGCCAGGAGTCCGGGTGGACACTGGGCGGGTACCAGCGTGTCTTCACCGACTCGACGACCTACGGCACACTCGCGACCACCCTGGGTTTCGCCGTCGCAGTCACCATCCTGGCGACCGGAATGGCTATCGTCCTGGCTGCCATCAGCACCCGGCTCGACGTCCCACTGCGGTGGGCGATCACGCCGACCATGGTGGTCCTGGTGGCCACACCCACCGTGCTCTACGCGATGGCCTGGGCCGTGCTCGGTGCCGGGGAGTCGGGACTGATCGGCAGCGCCCTGAAGGGCGTCGGGCTCGACTCCGTCGCGTCCGCCGTGGAGACCCGGAGCATGGCGGGAATGATCCTGGTGACGTCGGCGAAGGCCGGGGCGCTGGCCTACCTGGTCCTCATCGCCGCGTTCCAGCGTCGCGATCCCTCGCTCGAGGAGGCAGCCCGCATCGCCGGTTCGTCGCGGCTGCGCAGCTTCTTCGGGATCGAGCTGGCGGTGCTGGCACCCGCGATCATCGCGGCAGGGCTGCTGACGTTCGTGAAGGCTCTGGAGGCGTTCGACATCCCTGCGGTGCTGGGACTGCCCGGGGGCATCAACGTCTACTCCACCCACATCTTCAGCTACCTGCGGCAGGTCGGTGGAGCCGACTACGCGGCGGCGTCCGCCGCCTCCCTGGTGATCGTCGCGATCATGGTCCCCCTGGTCTTCTACCAGGTCCGGGTGTCCCAGGGCAGTCGGCGGTTCGCGATCGTCAGCGGTCGAACGTCGCTGCAGGGCACGTTGACCCGTCCGGGTCGACTGCGCTATCCGATCGGCTGCTTCATCGCGCTCATCGTCACCCTCGTGTTCGTGCTGCCCGTCAGCCAGATCATCCTCGCGGCATTCCGGCCGTACGTGGGAGCGAGCGACTTCACCATGGCGAACTTCGAGCGGCTGCAGAGCGACCCGCGCAACATGGAGGCGGTGGTCAACACCTTCAAGGTCGTCGGGATCGGGGGCCTGCTGGCCGTCGCGCTCGCCCTGATCGTCAGCTTCGCGTTCATCCGGATGAAGTCAAGGGTGGGCCGGGTCATCCAGTTCGCTTCCTGGGTGCCCCTGGCGCTCCCCGGGATCGTGCTCGGACTGGCCTTCGTGTGGTCGTTCCTGACGACCCCGGGCGCCTCGCGGCTCTACGGGACGTCCTGGGCGCTGATCATCGGACTGGCGGTCGCCACCATGCCGATCGCCGTCCGAGCGGTGGAGGGGTCGCTCATCCAGGTCGGCGGGCACCTCGAGGAGGCCGCGCGCATCAGCGGCGCGTCCCATGCCCGGGCACTCCTCGGCGTCACCGTGCGACTGCTCGTGCCGAGCCTGGTCGCCGCCTGGCTGCTTGTCTCGATCACGATGTCAGGGATCCTCGACGTCCCGCTGTTGCTGGGCTCGAGCGGGACGCAGATGATCGCCTCGTCCAGCTACGCCTTCTACACCAACGGGGAGACCGGCGCGGCGGCTGCGCTGTACCTGGTCTTCACCGTCCTTCTGATCACCGTCGGCGGAGCGCTCTGGCTGGTCGCCCAAGCGGCCCGGGTCCTGCCGTCCCTGCTTCGCCGAGTCTGA
- a CDS encoding CaiB/BaiF CoA transferase family protein: MTAEVNQSAPGQGPLTGLRILDMTTVIMGPYATQILADYGADVVKVEAPRGDTTRQIPPMRNPGMGCIFLHLNRNKKSVALDLRDADAVAAVFEIVADCDVLITNVRPAGLARLGITYDALRERRPDLIWISLVGFGSGGRYGGRPAYDDLIQGLTAVPSMLVAAGSEVPHYVPISFNDRAVGLHAAIALLAAVRHRDVTGEGQFVEVPMYETMVQFTLGEHLGGETFEPANGPMGYRRTLTRERRPYATKDGFLCLIVYTDAQWRNFLRIVGRSELMERDPRFESLLSRTEFADDLYVMLREELLQRTTAEWLAAFAESDIPAVPLHTLETALGDEHLADVGFFHTVDHPTEGRIRSMAVPTRWSGFEPAEPRPAPTLGEHTRELLSATSLPPETIERLVAGVDSREVAR, encoded by the coding sequence ATGACTGCTGAGGTGAACCAGAGCGCGCCCGGTCAGGGCCCGCTGACCGGTCTTCGCATCTTGGACATGACCACCGTGATCATGGGCCCGTACGCGACCCAGATCCTGGCGGACTACGGGGCGGACGTGGTCAAGGTGGAGGCACCCAGGGGGGACACCACCCGCCAGATACCGCCTATGCGCAACCCCGGGATGGGGTGCATCTTCCTGCACCTGAACCGCAACAAGAAGAGCGTCGCGCTCGATCTCAGGGATGCCGACGCCGTGGCTGCGGTCTTCGAGATCGTGGCTGACTGCGACGTCCTGATCACCAATGTCCGTCCGGCGGGACTCGCCCGGCTCGGCATCACCTACGACGCCCTGCGGGAGCGGAGACCGGACCTGATCTGGATCAGCCTGGTCGGCTTCGGGAGTGGCGGCCGATACGGAGGCCGCCCCGCGTACGACGACCTGATCCAGGGCCTGACCGCGGTGCCGTCGATGCTGGTGGCTGCCGGATCGGAGGTGCCGCACTACGTGCCGATCTCCTTCAACGACCGAGCCGTCGGGCTGCACGCGGCCATCGCGCTGCTCGCGGCGGTCCGGCACCGGGACGTCACCGGTGAGGGCCAGTTCGTCGAGGTCCCGATGTACGAGACCATGGTGCAGTTCACCCTGGGCGAGCACCTCGGCGGCGAGACCTTCGAGCCCGCGAACGGCCCGATGGGGTATCGCCGCACCCTGACCCGCGAGCGGCGACCGTACGCGACGAAGGACGGCTTCCTCTGCCTGATCGTCTACACCGACGCCCAGTGGCGGAACTTCCTGAGGATCGTGGGCAGGTCCGAGCTGATGGAGCGCGACCCGCGGTTCGAGAGTCTCCTCTCGCGCACCGAGTTCGCCGACGACCTCTACGTGATGCTCCGAGAGGAGCTGCTGCAGCGCACCACGGCCGAGTGGCTGGCCGCCTTCGCCGAGTCCGACATTCCCGCCGTCCCGTTGCACACCCTCGAGACCGCTCTCGGCGACGAGCACCTCGCCGACGTCGGATTCTTCCACACCGTCGACCACCCCACCGAGGGACGCATCCGCAGCATGGCTGTGCCGACCCGGTGGTCCGGGTTCGAGCCGGCCGAGCCCAGGCCGGCCCCGACTCTGGGTGAGCACACTCGCGAGCTGTTGAGTGCCACCTCGCTGCCACCGGAGACCATCGAGCGACTCGTGGCCGGCGTGGACTCCCGGGAGGTCGCGCGGTGA
- a CDS encoding FAD-dependent monooxygenase has product MNDVIDTDVLIIGAGPVGLALALDLARRGVPSVVVDDTAVDTGVLPAKAGLLNERTMEICRQWGVADEVRAAGAPADYPRDTVYCTALVGGELIGRSQVPPISALPRDLSPETTAKCPQFIFDPILERAALETGLVDLRRPHRLVAYREQDGSVTAEVADMSATGRRTETISAAYLVGCDGAASTVRRQAGIPFDGGTLDYSISVITEIESLEDHHPFGRAERFMFIDERGTWCNVTSMDYQKYWRFTFLGYPEKPALDEFDAEAAVAAAVGSSDLPLRILGAVPWRRSESAARTYHQGRVFLAGDAAHTTSPTGGHGLNTGIGDAATLGWILAGLVDGWAGPEAAEAYTAERRPVALRNSGISSVHYRNWVDGVDFRGATAPGAAGKRERERIGRDLADVLSSQWSSQGVSLGYRYEDSGLIVDDGSVAPPDDPSSYTPTAKPGHRAPHVVLKDGRSTLDLFGAGFTLLSFGERDEHDEDVALLQAAAMERGLPLKVEHIDEPDARSVYERQLVLVRPDGMVAWRDDLVGGATVAAQVVDTARGAGSPTHA; this is encoded by the coding sequence GTGAACGACGTCATCGACACCGACGTGCTCATCATCGGAGCCGGTCCCGTGGGGCTGGCCCTGGCCCTCGACCTGGCGCGACGCGGTGTCCCCTCGGTCGTCGTCGACGACACCGCCGTCGACACCGGGGTGCTGCCAGCGAAGGCGGGCCTGCTCAACGAGCGCACCATGGAGATCTGCCGCCAGTGGGGAGTCGCAGACGAGGTGCGCGCTGCCGGTGCGCCGGCCGACTACCCCCGCGACACGGTCTACTGCACCGCGCTGGTCGGCGGAGAGCTGATCGGAAGATCGCAGGTGCCGCCGATCAGCGCGCTCCCCAGGGACCTCTCACCTGAGACGACGGCGAAGTGCCCACAGTTCATCTTCGACCCGATCCTCGAGCGCGCAGCGCTCGAGACCGGGCTGGTCGACCTGCGCCGCCCGCACCGACTAGTGGCCTACCGCGAGCAGGACGGGTCCGTCACGGCAGAGGTAGCCGACATGTCCGCCACTGGCCGTCGCACCGAGACGATCTCGGCGGCATACCTGGTGGGCTGCGACGGCGCCGCCAGCACCGTCCGGCGACAGGCCGGAATCCCGTTCGACGGGGGCACGCTCGACTACTCGATCAGCGTGATCACCGAGATCGAGTCGCTGGAGGACCACCATCCGTTCGGTCGTGCGGAGCGGTTCATGTTCATCGACGAACGCGGGACCTGGTGCAACGTCACCTCCATGGACTACCAGAAGTACTGGAGGTTCACCTTCCTCGGATACCCCGAGAAGCCCGCCCTCGACGAGTTCGACGCCGAGGCGGCGGTCGCGGCCGCCGTGGGGTCCTCCGACCTCCCCCTGCGCATCCTCGGCGCCGTTCCATGGCGGCGCAGCGAGAGCGCGGCCCGGACCTACCACCAGGGCCGGGTGTTCCTCGCCGGCGACGCCGCGCACACGACGTCGCCCACTGGCGGGCACGGCCTCAACACCGGGATCGGAGATGCTGCCACGCTGGGGTGGATCCTCGCCGGGCTGGTCGACGGCTGGGCGGGGCCGGAGGCCGCCGAGGCGTACACGGCCGAGCGACGTCCGGTCGCGCTGCGCAACAGCGGGATCTCCAGCGTGCACTACCGGAACTGGGTGGACGGCGTCGACTTCCGCGGCGCCACGGCCCCCGGCGCGGCCGGGAAGCGCGAGCGCGAGCGGATCGGGCGCGATCTCGCCGACGTGCTGTCCTCGCAGTGGAGCTCCCAGGGGGTCTCGCTCGGCTACCGGTACGAAGACTCCGGGCTGATCGTCGACGACGGCTCGGTGGCTCCGCCGGACGACCCGTCGTCGTACACGCCCACAGCCAAGCCCGGGCACCGCGCGCCGCACGTGGTCCTGAAGGACGGCCGCTCGACACTCGATCTGTTCGGCGCCGGTTTCACCCTGCTCAGCTTCGGCGAGCGCGACGAGCACGACGAAGACGTGGCTCTCCTCCAGGCCGCGGCCATGGAGCGCGGCCTGCCGCTCAAGGTCGAGCACATCGATGAACCGGACGCCCGCTCGGTCTACGAGAGGCAGCTGGTGCTGGTGCGTCCCGACGGCATGGTGGCCTGGCGCGACGACCTGGTGGGCGGTGCCACGGTCGCGGCACAGGTCGTGGACACGGCGCGCGGAGCAGGGAGCCCGACACATGCCTGA
- a CDS encoding MDR family oxidoreductase, translated as MTEQFNAVMVEQVGDRAEAQLRRLQLSDLPDGEVLVRVSHSSVNYKDALLLAGNRNKVARSLPIVPGIDLAGSVVSSTSDRWSPGDQVMANGWGLGERHWGGLSEYQRIPASWLQPIPEAFTARQAMAIGTAGYTAALCVLDLETRGGLERGDRVLVTGATGGVGSVSVALLAAAGYRVVASTGSHESHAYLKQLGAEEVLDRSELAEEGRPLQKESWQGAVDTVGGVTLANVLARTAYGRAVTACGLAGGIQLPGTVLPHIIRGVALLGVDSVMAPMPLRQAAWERLARDLDPRIVDAVSRTEPLERAVEVGQELLSGTVTGRIVISVSEEEH; from the coding sequence GTGACTGAGCAGTTCAATGCAGTGATGGTGGAGCAGGTCGGCGACAGGGCAGAGGCGCAGTTGCGCCGGCTGCAGCTCTCGGACCTGCCCGACGGCGAGGTGCTGGTGCGGGTCAGCCATTCCTCGGTGAACTACAAGGACGCGTTGCTGCTCGCCGGCAACCGCAACAAGGTGGCGCGCTCGCTGCCCATCGTGCCTGGGATCGACCTGGCCGGCTCTGTGGTCTCGTCCACCTCGGACCGCTGGAGCCCCGGCGACCAGGTGATGGCCAACGGCTGGGGACTGGGCGAGAGGCACTGGGGTGGACTCTCGGAGTACCAGCGGATTCCCGCGTCGTGGTTGCAACCGATCCCGGAGGCCTTCACCGCGCGGCAGGCGATGGCCATCGGGACCGCCGGTTACACCGCGGCGCTGTGTGTCCTCGACCTGGAGACCCGCGGTGGTCTGGAGCGGGGTGACCGTGTCCTGGTGACAGGTGCCACCGGTGGAGTCGGGTCCGTGAGCGTCGCGCTCCTGGCCGCGGCCGGCTACCGGGTCGTGGCCAGCACCGGAAGCCACGAGAGTCACGCCTACCTCAAGCAGCTCGGCGCCGAAGAGGTCCTGGACCGCAGCGAGCTCGCGGAGGAAGGCCGCCCGCTTCAGAAGGAGAGCTGGCAGGGCGCGGTCGACACCGTAGGCGGGGTCACCCTCGCCAACGTCCTGGCCCGCACTGCGTACGGACGTGCGGTGACTGCCTGTGGGCTCGCCGGCGGGATCCAGCTCCCCGGCACCGTGCTGCCGCACATCATCCGCGGCGTCGCCCTGCTGGGTGTCGATTCCGTGATGGCGCCGATGCCGCTGCGGCAGGCCGCCTGGGAGCGCCTCGCCCGCGATCTCGATCCGCGCATCGTGGACGCGGTGTCCCGCACGGAGCCCCTCGAGCGGGCGGTCGAGGTCGGCCAGGAGCTTCTGTCAGGAACCGTCACCGGACGAATCGTCATCAGCGTGTCTGAGGAGGAGCACTGA
- a CDS encoding glycosyltransferase family 4 protein: MISFVWSPGIPLPAGTGGSENYTIGQVRELNRRGVDARVVTIGLGEADGRVEFQDIPFLAVATLGDLGGLDDTLVFVSESPPVATRHPAYQMLHVPPPLRERHHRAATAGTRDRRLIATSRYAAALWAGFLDVSLDTVHVVYPFAEPVFASRPSVAREDGVTRVLYAGRLTPEKGIYTLLSMLHNDLFQSDGRWSFTVTTAGSDKPQGAVIERMLRTHPGVEVVPARRTPAGMADLMAEHDIVVMPSNSQYWHETFGIVSIEAQHAGCRVVASDDGGLPETDCGALLLVAPDDAEALAQGILVARRQGPVPDATRQQAGERFTVTDSVDGLLAVLRAPRTPTPWAVIQDLEAIGRLPAVSPPHERPLLPEPPQPTGKTT; the protein is encoded by the coding sequence GTGATCTCCTTCGTCTGGTCACCCGGCATCCCCCTGCCAGCCGGCACCGGCGGGTCGGAGAACTACACGATCGGCCAGGTCCGCGAGCTCAACCGCCGCGGAGTCGACGCCAGGGTCGTGACCATCGGCCTTGGGGAGGCCGACGGCCGTGTGGAGTTCCAGGACATACCCTTCCTCGCCGTCGCCACGCTTGGAGACCTGGGAGGGCTCGACGACACGCTGGTCTTCGTGAGCGAGTCCCCACCGGTGGCGACCCGTCACCCGGCCTACCAGATGTTGCACGTCCCACCGCCGCTGCGCGAACGCCACCACCGCGCCGCAACAGCCGGCACCCGCGACCGGAGGCTCATTGCCACGAGCCGGTACGCCGCTGCTCTGTGGGCGGGCTTCCTCGACGTCAGCCTGGACACAGTCCACGTCGTCTACCCCTTCGCCGAACCAGTCTTCGCCTCCCGACCGAGCGTCGCCCGGGAGGACGGCGTCACCCGCGTGCTCTATGCGGGACGGCTGACCCCGGAGAAGGGCATCTACACCCTGCTCTCCATGCTGCACAACGACCTGTTCCAGAGCGACGGTCGATGGTCCTTCACCGTCACCACAGCGGGCTCGGACAAGCCGCAGGGCGCGGTCATCGAGCGGATGCTCCGGACGCATCCTGGCGTCGAGGTGGTCCCAGCGCGACGCACGCCGGCGGGGATGGCCGACCTCATGGCCGAGCACGACATCGTGGTCATGCCGTCCAACAGCCAGTACTGGCACGAGACCTTCGGGATCGTGTCCATCGAGGCTCAGCACGCGGGCTGTCGCGTGGTCGCCTCCGACGACGGCGGTCTGCCCGAGACCGATTGCGGGGCGCTGCTGCTGGTCGCGCCCGACGACGCCGAGGCACTCGCCCAAGGAATCCTCGTCGCGCGCCGCCAAGGGCCGGTTCCCGACGCCACCCGGCAGCAGGCCGGTGAACGGTTCACCGTCACCGACTCCGTCGACGGACTCCTCGCCGTCCTCAGGGCACCGCGGACCCCGACTCCCTGGGCCGTCATCCAGGACCTCGAGGCCATCGGGCGCCTCCCGGCCGTGAGCCCGCCGCACGAACGACCCCTCCTCCCAGAGCCGCCTCAACCCACAGGAAAGACCACATGA
- a CDS encoding ABC transporter substrate-binding protein yields MTVALGLAACGEPEAAAEPLPDDATIEQLYEAAKKEGEVVIYGPTQDQYAGVYEKFEKDYPGVTVTEVDIFGTELDSRLDAETAAGGPDVDLIQEGVADVARRAQDGLFAAYLPTTPADIPAERIGEDDRWVVVSRGLYGPIYNTDKVAAEEAPTTWDDLTDEKWSGRVGTSDPAQPGGTTQSLAAAFDAEAIDEGWLSDLNDRVAPRNYPSIAAVVQAVVTGEIDLGLVASYGTVVQKQNEGAPIAFQALEDGSFMLDFGMGVVDGSPHPNAGRLLASWLLSDAGQAAIAEVTYEFGSMPDAPLPPGAEALGEINSLPYPGVGREQEVIELIADTFK; encoded by the coding sequence GTGACCGTGGCGCTCGGCCTGGCCGCGTGCGGTGAGCCTGAGGCGGCGGCGGAGCCGCTGCCCGACGACGCGACCATCGAGCAGCTGTACGAGGCCGCCAAGAAAGAGGGCGAGGTCGTCATCTACGGTCCGACCCAGGACCAGTACGCCGGCGTGTACGAGAAGTTCGAGAAGGACTACCCCGGCGTCACGGTGACGGAGGTCGACATCTTCGGCACCGAGCTCGACTCCCGACTGGACGCCGAGACGGCCGCCGGCGGACCGGATGTGGACCTCATCCAGGAGGGTGTCGCCGACGTGGCGCGCCGCGCCCAGGACGGCCTGTTCGCCGCCTACCTGCCCACCACGCCGGCCGACATCCCGGCCGAGCGGATCGGTGAGGACGACAGGTGGGTCGTCGTGTCCCGGGGGCTCTACGGCCCGATCTACAACACCGACAAGGTCGCCGCGGAAGAAGCGCCGACGACGTGGGACGACCTCACCGACGAGAAGTGGTCAGGACGTGTCGGCACCTCCGACCCCGCGCAGCCCGGCGGCACGACGCAGTCGCTGGCGGCTGCCTTCGACGCCGAAGCCATCGACGAAGGATGGCTGAGCGACCTGAACGACCGAGTTGCGCCGCGCAACTATCCGAGCATCGCGGCCGTCGTCCAGGCGGTGGTGACCGGCGAGATCGACCTCGGCCTGGTGGCCTCCTACGGAACGGTCGTCCAGAAGCAGAACGAGGGGGCGCCGATCGCCTTCCAGGCGCTCGAGGACGGCTCGTTCATGCTCGACTTCGGTATGGGTGTCGTCGACGGGAGCCCACACCCCAACGCAGGACGCTTGCTCGCGTCCTGGCTGCTTTCCGACGCCGGCCAGGCGGCGATCGCTGAGGTGACCTACGAGTTCGGCTCGATGCCCGACGCGCCTCTTCCGCCAGGTGCGGAAGCGCTGGGTGAGATCAACTCGCTTCCCTACCCAGGCGTCGGACGCGAGCAAGAGGTCATCGAGCTCATCGCGGACACCTTCAAGTAG
- a CDS encoding enoyl-CoA hydratase/isomerase family protein: protein MSTPEGSRRQGSFQHVTYASHSGVARIVLARPETRNALGIGPQSSRAEIEHCLDLAKADESVRCVLISAEGPSFCAGGDLSGLPQQPTPMDEKWFTDELDRFHHHVRTFPKPLIAAVQGHCVGAGLSFALQCDVVLAGEDARFGLPEGRFGHPGAVEVAMAAGPAVAKFLIFSGELLDAEAAVRFGMALTVIRNGRLEQRSEELAMRIARMPADALQLNKAAINAAAEVGGREAGRRAGRALDLITKVMSHQALAPDGRTFDHILQTEGVRGMRAAQRQQFTHSWWEPTDDC from the coding sequence GTGAGCACGCCGGAGGGATCCCGGAGACAGGGGTCCTTCCAGCACGTCACCTATGCAAGTCACAGCGGCGTCGCACGCATCGTGCTGGCGCGGCCCGAGACGCGGAACGCCCTCGGCATCGGCCCGCAATCGAGTCGCGCCGAGATCGAGCACTGTCTCGACCTCGCCAAGGCCGACGAGTCGGTCCGGTGCGTGCTGATCTCAGCCGAGGGACCCAGCTTCTGCGCCGGAGGGGACCTCTCGGGTCTCCCGCAGCAGCCGACCCCCATGGACGAGAAGTGGTTCACCGACGAGCTCGACCGGTTCCACCACCACGTCCGTACCTTCCCCAAGCCACTGATCGCTGCGGTCCAGGGACACTGCGTCGGCGCGGGCTTGTCCTTCGCCCTGCAGTGCGACGTCGTCCTGGCTGGAGAAGACGCCCGCTTCGGGCTGCCCGAGGGACGGTTCGGCCACCCCGGAGCGGTGGAGGTCGCGATGGCCGCCGGTCCGGCAGTGGCCAAGTTCCTGATCTTCAGTGGCGAGCTGCTGGACGCCGAAGCCGCGGTCCGGTTCGGAATGGCGCTGACCGTGATCCGCAACGGCCGGCTCGAGCAGCGGTCGGAGGAGCTCGCCATGCGCATCGCCCGGATGCCGGCGGACGCGCTCCAGCTGAACAAGGCCGCCATCAATGCGGCCGCCGAAGTCGGCGGCCGCGAGGCGGGTCGCCGCGCCGGCCGGGCCCTGGACCTGATCACGAAGGTGATGAGCCATCAGGCCCTCGCCCCCGATGGGCGCACGTTCGACCACATTCTCCAAACGGAAGGGGTCCGCGGAATGCGCGCGGCACAACGTCAACAGTTCACGCACTCCTGGTGGGAACCGACCGATGACTGCTGA
- a CDS encoding DUF305 domain-containing protein: protein MTALEPTPTDPAHIAPRRDGNGVDLHYLQHALAALGPAMAASRAATVRSHDEDVRSLARQALSLQTSQLAAISAGLLRWDRPKVAARAPGPNDAERWTGLHGAALDRAFQVQLTAHAHASISAARTEMVGGASPHARAIAEDSIRAQCQQLAALHVLSPVVA, encoded by the coding sequence ATGACCGCCCTGGAACCCACACCCACGGACCCCGCCCACATCGCCCCCCGGCGCGACGGCAACGGCGTCGACCTCCACTACCTGCAGCACGCCCTGGCAGCCCTGGGACCCGCCATGGCCGCCAGCCGTGCCGCCACGGTACGAAGTCATGACGAGGACGTCCGCAGCCTCGCACGGCAGGCGTTGTCACTGCAGACCAGCCAGCTCGCGGCGATCTCGGCCGGTCTCCTCAGGTGGGACCGGCCGAAGGTCGCCGCTCGGGCGCCAGGGCCGAACGATGCCGAGCGGTGGACCGGGCTCCACGGCGCCGCACTCGACCGGGCCTTCCAGGTGCAGCTGACCGCCCATGCGCACGCCTCGATCTCCGCGGCCCGCACCGAGATGGTAGGAGGCGCCAGTCCACACGCTCGCGCAATCGCGGAGGATTCCATCCGGGCGCAGTGCCAACAGCTTGCTGCGCTCCACGTGCTGTCACCAGTGGTCGCCTGA
- a CDS encoding LysR family transcriptional regulator translates to MSITLRQLSVFEAVARLGSVSGAAEELHMSQSAASMALQNLEKALAARLFIRGHRALMLSEAGRRLQPLAASMLVAADEMRTAVGEDSSSAPLRIGVSPTVGDYLFDDVCGAFMAENPGVRLGISVLPAFDVISRVDEMALDLGLVEFVSLRRTLDVMPWGRGSLTVFCSPDHPLAGRRNLLAEDLSPYSWCLQHRFADSRRQFTLAMLNRVASMDIVLESDSVNIIKAVVAAGDRLGCLPRPCLEAELHNGRLVELDVSGLDLTIPFSLVTRKDLRRSSALNSFVEFILRREP, encoded by the coding sequence GTGAGTATCACCCTTCGGCAGTTGTCCGTCTTCGAGGCCGTGGCGCGCCTCGGCTCAGTCAGCGGCGCTGCGGAGGAACTGCACATGAGCCAGTCCGCGGCGAGCATGGCGTTACAGAATCTCGAGAAGGCGCTCGCGGCACGACTGTTCATCCGGGGGCACCGCGCGCTCATGCTCAGCGAGGCCGGCCGGAGGCTTCAACCGCTCGCGGCGTCGATGTTGGTCGCGGCGGACGAGATGCGAACTGCGGTCGGCGAAGACAGCTCCTCGGCTCCGCTGCGGATAGGCGTGAGTCCCACTGTCGGCGACTATCTCTTCGATGACGTGTGCGGGGCCTTCATGGCGGAGAACCCCGGTGTGCGTCTGGGCATCTCGGTGCTGCCAGCGTTCGACGTGATCAGCCGCGTCGACGAGATGGCACTCGACCTCGGCCTCGTGGAGTTCGTCTCGCTGCGGCGCACGCTGGACGTCATGCCTTGGGGACGCGGGTCGCTCACCGTCTTCTGCAGCCCGGATCATCCGCTGGCAGGCCGCCGGAACCTTCTTGCGGAGGATCTCAGCCCCTACTCATGGTGCCTGCAGCACCGATTCGCAGACAGTCGGCGCCAATTCACCCTGGCCATGCTCAACCGCGTCGCTTCGATGGATATCGTCCTCGAGAGCGACAGTGTGAACATCATCAAGGCTGTGGTCGCGGCGGGCGATCGCCTGGGCTGCCTGCCCCGTCCGTGTCTCGAGGCTGAACTGCATAACGGTCGCCTGGTCGAGCTCGATGTCAGCGGTCTCGATCTCACCATCCCCTTCAGCCTCGTCACGCGCAAGGACTTGAGGCGAAGCTCCGCGTTGAACAGTTTCGTGGAGTTCATCCTGCGGCGAGAGCCCTAG